In Argiope bruennichi chromosome X1, qqArgBrue1.1, whole genome shotgun sequence, the genomic stretch ggggttaaatacaaaaattcgaaaaaaaaaaaaaatgcgacgTAAACTTATATGTGTTTTGcgcttttttaaatacatatagaGCAGATAAACGCAGGggagaaaagttaaataaaaaggaaacaaataacTTATATTCATTTACTCATTTCTGTTCAAAGCTCTGCATTACACACATCAGATTCACcgaagaagtgaaaaaaaattacctagCCAATATTATTTAGCAATTGAAATCCGATTGCATTGCAGCTCTAGCTTTGAAAATAACATCGGTCAGTagtctttaaaatgatatataattttgagtaataatgttatataattgtTCTTTGTCTTTCCAGATGATGTCAGCCAGTGGCATTGCATTAGTGGCCCTCATAACTTCTGTCGTGAAATACGCATTTTGTAACAGTCAATATTTCCCTTCATCGGCTCTTAGAGTTCACAACGATTATGAAATTACCACTCCAGGTATAGACAGTGATGCAAAAATAATAGTGACATTACAGCTGCCACATCTGTCTGACAATACTCCAAATTTCGACCTTGGCCATGGAAGAAAAAAACGAAACTATCAAGACAAGAGACAATTCAGTCCTTGGGGTGGCAAGAGATCAAAGCCAGAGACCACTGAAGGAGGTACCAAGGCCTTGACTCAGAAACGCAGTATCATTCCTGTGAGCATTCGAAGTTTCAGCTCTTGGGGCGGGAAGAGAAATTTTAATGCTCGTGGTGAAAAAAGATCTCCTCTTTCTCGAAAGAGCAACATTTTGATTTTAagcaaatttgatagaaatccaaaaAGGTGGcacaaaaaatccaaattttttatgCCTCGGGATGGAAAGAGGTCTTTTAATTCGTGGGGTGGAAAGAGATCGTTCAATTCTTGGGGAGGAAAGAAATCCTTTAACTCTTGGGGTGGAAAAAGAGCTTTCAATTCTTGGGGTGGAAAAAGATCTTTCAATTCTTGGGGTGGAAAAAGATCTTTCAGTTCTTGGGGTGGAAAGAAATCTTTCAATTCATGGGGTGGAAAAAGGGCTTCTAATTCCTTGTTGGAAAAGGAAGTTTTAACTCCTGAGGAAGAAAACGTGTACAATAAGTGGAAGAGGCTCCATGAAAGCATTTAcagaaatttacagaaattacAGAATTtagtaacattataaaaatttaaattgtttggaAACTTCACACAGTATCGAATTGCTTGGATTCAGGGATTTAGCggacttaaaatatgaaaagatataaatgaataaacttcTTTGACAACTCaagcaataataaaaaacttaGAGTTCTTGTgaacgaagaaaaaaattcttcaactgGAACAcatttgtcttatgataatgtataataaaatggTTTTTGGACATTGgctttgattttcatttaaaaaaaattcgatgttCAATtgttgaatatgtatttttaaaattttacaacgattactttttaacaatttgtGTTTGTTTTCTCTTTGTCAAATacgtatttcaaaatttttttcctataCCTTAAATAGcatgattttactttttatgctataaatgataatgaatgaatttagaaaaataatttttaaaaatcacaataatGATATATTCTACACTTAACAATGAGTTTATAAcgatttaatttcaatcaaaatattaaatctgtttcaaaatcaaacttttttaatatgtCAAAAGACAAATTTCCTCAGATGAGTAATAATTGTATCTACAAAGTTCTTAATTCAAATTGCGATGAAAATCAGTCCgagatttgaagaaaaaaattcaatagccTTGAAAAGTTTTCTctgtattttgtatgaaataattacagaataCTTTCGTTCAGTaggataaaattattaacattcatAATGCATTCTCACTAGTTCTTCACATTATCAGCAAAAAACAGAATCAAAATCTACACCTTAAACTTCGAAAATTCTCTTTGAATATATCTAGCAATATTATTGCTGGGATGATAATTTCTATGATTATGCAGCTGAGAGTCCTTTTTTCCGCGGACGCCTAAAAATCCAGGAACAGGATCTTTGGATTTgcttttttccttctttcctcGTACCCCTACAAATCCAGGCGGAAACTGCTCAAATCTACGAACATGAGCTCGTTTGGGATCGGCTTCCCTGCTGTCTTCCATGATTCTTGGTTGAAACATACGCTGCATCAGCAGTTCACGCATTGCATTACCTTCGATCTGAAATGGAAAAACatgttcatttttcaaataatacctttttaatactcctaaaaaaattatgctgcatCAGCAGCTCACGCATTTAATTAATTACCTTGGACCTGAAACTAAAAAACAcgtgtaatttttcaaatattccatttttaatactgttacaaaaattaaaccaTCCTTATGAGGGAAGAAGGTGAAAAAAAtagatcttttattttaaatattttttatttttgctggttctttaatttgtaatttttatcataaatattagcaaaatctTGAAAGTAATTTGTTTCGAAATTCATTGCTAGATGGAGCCACGtgcaaggaattaaaaataatgaaattttatcgatCCATCTATAGTTCTGACAATATTAGAATATTGTGTCAGAAAATgcataagtatataaattttaaaaaccttagtACATCAAGAATTCAGTGTTTAATcttttacaaaattccatctttgcaaATAAGAAACCATTCTTCATACAATTCTATACAATGAACAGCATAAACAGTCTATATTATAAATGCAACactaaagtgaattaaaaaaaactctctaaAATATAGCAGTGTTTCCTAAAATCATTAGCTgccaaaattctaataatatatctTCTCCCTTAAATTCATATTCTTTCTAGGATATGTTAATCAATCTAATAGCATAgctagttttaattatttacaaattatttcgcCCTGCTGGGCaatattatgagaaattttatgtataattggTCAAAAACGTTTCCAGTAATTCTTATTATTCATGGACTAATTACTgggcattaaaaatataaacattctatCCTCCCCCTCCCCCCACCCACAAAAGACTTCCACAGGATGTTCCCATAAAATCTCTTACAAATTCCAAAGGTCGGCCAGGTAATCAGGGACAAGACATTTTTACTATAGAACATATAGTCACAAGTACAAAGGGTTACAGCAATGGAGCATTGCGAAACtattagcaaattaaatttaaaaaaaaaaaggatactcagatttaaaagaatataaatttacaagAGAGTACAGCAATACAGCTGCCAGAATAACAACATAAAGAGAGTGCATATCTTTAGAAGGCgagaaatttaatcatttgctTTCAGCATTCCAaacggttctttttttttttttttgttgttgttgttgttaatgcTTTTTACTTGTCATTGTATTAGTCAAGCTGATACGTTTGTGGTGTCATTATTTGTGCAATTCTTAAGTTTAACTTTTGTAAATGCTTTACATTTTATatctaatgtatatatatatattttatttaaatcactgaaaaAGATCTTCTCGTAGCGTTTCTCCTTTGCGTTTGCAACCcgatgttttattataaaaaccagcgggagtggtttaATAAACTCATAATGCCAAAGAATGCCTTACAGAGCAATGGCGcacaatattttcgaaatattaacttttgacatgaatttagtacttttactgaatctattgtgtcatccttggcgagttttttgacgattaatacctggcataccattaatagtatccgaaaattgaatttatgctttagacacgtttttctcaactgattgaaacaaagatttaacaCACAACTGCatctgtagtcacaaaatctcatacaaaatttgagatatttaagtCGATGCGTTTTATAATCGTACTGACATACTGACAATCGCTTTTTTAGTTATCGCTAGCTGAATTATCGCGTATAGACAATCAACcttttattggatttggctcaaacttaaACAGTGtttgcactatagatgttaaatttgtgtactgaatcttatttatctagctttttcgttttgtagttattgtgttaatttatattcaaacagccggacagatgaaCTTCCTCTGAAATGACTTTACTTAAAATGtaacagaaatctgaaaattaggTGTAAAGACcttattccaaatttcaactgtctagttcTGAGTGGTTTTGAGTTACTTTTATTACATACGGACATACAAATCTGCATTTACCAGAAATGTGTTTTGTGTACTCAGGGTTGTCTAAAACATGGATAtatgtcaaaatcttgagtttcaattttttgacgattactatgctttttctatactacgtatatgtgAAAGTAATAACTAGTTTTGTATATATCTCCTTCAATACCTCTTTATATACTTATTCTTAAAGCTTGTAAATGGCTTTTAGGGATATTCTAAATAAGTGTATAAAATGTTTGCTTATACAATTGACAATCTATTCATACAAATTTGCGTTTACTCAGTTTTTTCGaacaacacaaaatatttaacgAAACTTCTTTGAATAGTAACCATGATTTTTACAATGAATGgtttatgaataaagagaaattgaaatttgaacatcgtaatattttaaatagcggCCATTGTTCTTTCGACATATTAGTCGataatactgtttttttattttcgattgtAATGCCGAACGATAAAAAatgattgtatatttatttaaaatttaatttaatattataaaattttttaaaaataggaggGCGTAAAAAATGTTATTCCCAATAGATTCTgcaa encodes the following:
- the LOC129959333 gene encoding uncharacterized protein LOC129959333, whose amino-acid sequence is MTGPPRQHWAITSTVQPWEVRPVISRRLAGVRRKFGHNLVHMLGYIDRRINCAIKKLLRLSKDDEKGEKMMSASGIALVALITSVVKYAFCNSQYFPSSALRVHNDYEITTPGIDSDAKIIVTLQLPHLSDNTPNFDLGHGRKKRNYQDKRQFSPWGGKRSKPETTEGGTKALTQKRSIIPVSIRSFSSWGGKRNFNARGEKRSPLSRKSNILILSKFDRNPKRWHKKSKFFMPRDGKRSFNSWGGKRSFNSWGGKKSFNSWGGKRAFNSWGGKRSFNSWGGKRSFSSWGGKKSFNSWGGKRASNSLLEKEVLTPEEENVYNKWKRLHESIYRNLQKLQNLVTL
- the LOC129959467 gene encoding uncharacterized protein LOC129959467 → MDSYFFPPRNSSTKMKIPKLPIFLFAAWLLAILVSSTLMEEENASSEIEGNAMRELLMQRMFQPRIMEDSREADPKRAHVRRFEQFPPGFVGVRGKKEKSKSKDPVPGFLGVRGKKDSQLHNHRNYHPSNNIARYIQREFSKFKV